A window of Bacillus sp. E(2018) contains these coding sequences:
- the gyrA gene encoding DNA gyrase subunit A, producing MSEMERSRIKEINISTEMKASFMDYAMSVIVSRALPDVRDGLKPVHRRILYAMNDLGMTADKAYKKSARIVGEVIGKYHPHGDSAVYDTMVRMAQDFNFRHMLIDGHGNFGSVDGDAAAAMRYTEARMSKIAMEMVRDINKDTIGYKDNYDGSEQEPVVLPARFPNLLVNGAAGIAVGMATNIPPHQLGEVIDGILAVSENPDITIPELMEIIPGPDFPTAGEILGREGIRKAYTTGRGSIIIRAKAEIEEMPSGKQAIIVTELPYQVNKARLIEKIAELVRDKKIEGITDLRDESDRNGMRIVMEIRRDANANVILNNLYKQTALQTSFGINMLALVDGHPKVLNIKECLYHYLKHQQVIIRRRTEFDLKKAEARAHILEGLRIALDHLDEVIALIRGSRTTDLAREGLMEKFDLSYEQSQAILDMRLQRLTGLERDKIENEYNDLVALITELRAILADEQRILEIIRTELIEIKEKYDNPRRTIISVGFNSIEDEDLIPRSNIVITLTNKGYIKRLPISTYRSQRRGGKGIQGMGTSEDDFVEQLFTTNTHNYILFFTNKGKAYRLKGYEIPEYGRTAKGIPIINLLQIEQGETISAVIPVEDMESDEIYLNFMTKQGITKRSPLSAYSNIRKGGLFAINLREEDELMGVRLTDGSKDIIVGTKQGMSIRYQETDVRSMGRTATGVKAITLGDDDAVVGMEVLDETQDILIVTDRGYGKRTPMSEYRLQSRGGKGIKTVNITEKNGPVVTLKTVTDEEDLMIITAKGIIIRMNISGISQMGRNTQGVRLMTMNDTNHVATVAVVEREEETDELLDEEGNPIITEGEEGIAPAEETTAPETDTNEENNE from the coding sequence GGTGACTCTGCTGTATACGACACAATGGTTCGTATGGCACAGGATTTCAACTTCCGCCACATGTTGATCGACGGTCACGGTAACTTTGGTTCGGTCGATGGAGATGCAGCGGCAGCGATGCGTTACACAGAAGCGCGTATGTCTAAGATCGCCATGGAAATGGTACGTGACATCAACAAAGACACGATCGGATACAAAGATAACTATGATGGATCTGAACAAGAACCGGTTGTATTACCTGCTCGTTTCCCGAACTTGCTCGTTAACGGTGCTGCGGGGATCGCGGTTGGTATGGCGACGAACATTCCGCCGCATCAATTAGGTGAAGTGATCGACGGTATTTTAGCAGTGAGTGAAAATCCGGATATCACGATTCCTGAACTGATGGAAATTATCCCAGGCCCAGACTTTCCGACGGCAGGTGAAATTCTAGGACGTGAAGGAATTCGAAAAGCTTACACAACTGGAAGAGGCTCTATCATTATCCGCGCAAAAGCAGAAATCGAAGAGATGCCTAGCGGAAAACAAGCGATTATCGTAACGGAACTTCCTTATCAAGTTAACAAAGCACGTTTGATCGAAAAGATCGCTGAGCTCGTTCGTGATAAAAAGATCGAGGGTATCACAGATCTTCGTGATGAATCTGACCGTAACGGTATGCGTATCGTAATGGAGATACGCCGTGATGCGAATGCCAATGTTATTTTAAACAATTTATATAAACAGACAGCTCTACAAACAAGCTTTGGTATTAACATGCTTGCACTTGTTGATGGACATCCAAAAGTTCTTAACATTAAAGAATGTTTGTATCATTATTTGAAGCATCAGCAAGTCATCATCCGTCGCCGTACGGAATTTGATCTTAAAAAGGCAGAAGCAAGAGCTCATATCTTAGAAGGTCTCCGTATCGCACTGGATCACCTAGATGAAGTTATCGCACTTATCCGTGGATCAAGAACAACAGACCTTGCGCGTGAAGGCTTAATGGAAAAGTTTGATCTAAGCTACGAGCAATCTCAAGCGATCTTAGATATGCGATTGCAGCGCTTAACAGGTTTAGAGCGAGACAAGATCGAGAACGAATACAACGATCTTGTTGCTTTGATTACAGAATTGAGAGCGATTCTTGCAGATGAACAAAGAATTCTTGAGATCATTCGTACAGAGCTTATCGAGATTAAAGAGAAGTACGACAACCCTAGACGTACGATCATCTCTGTAGGATTTAATAGTATTGAGGACGAAGATCTGATTCCACGTTCAAACATCGTTATTACATTAACGAACAAAGGCTATATCAAGCGTCTTCCTATCTCTACTTACCGTTCACAGCGTCGTGGTGGTAAAGGAATCCAAGGAATGGGCACGAGTGAGGATGACTTTGTTGAACAGTTGTTTACGACAAATACGCACAACTATATTCTCTTCTTTACGAATAAAGGGAAGGCTTATAGGCTAAAAGGCTACGAGATTCCTGAATACGGAAGAACAGCAAAAGGTATTCCGATCATCAACTTGTTGCAGATCGAGCAAGGTGAAACGATCTCTGCTGTCATTCCTGTAGAAGATATGGAAAGTGATGAGATCTACCTGAACTTCATGACGAAGCAAGGAATCACAAAGCGCTCTCCGTTATCAGCTTATAGCAACATCCGTAAAGGTGGTCTTTTCGCGATCAACCTTCGTGAAGAAGATGAGCTGATGGGCGTTCGTTTAACAGATGGATCAAAAGATATCATCGTCGGAACGAAACAAGGGATGTCGATTCGTTATCAAGAGACAGACGTTCGATCAATGGGTAGAACAGCTACGGGTGTTAAAGCGATTACCCTTGGTGATGACGATGCGGTTGTAGGTATGGAAGTCTTAGATGAGACGCAAGACATTTTGATCGTTACAGACAGAGGTTACGGAAAACGTACACCTATGAGTGAATACCGTCTTCAATCACGAGGTGGTAAAGGGATCAAAACGGTAAACATCACGGAAAAGAATGGTCCGGTTGTTACGCTTAAGACTGTAACGGATGAAGAAGACCTCATGATCATTACGGCAAAAGGAATTATCATTCGTATGAACATCTCAGGCATCTCCCAAATGGGACGAAACACGCAAGGTGTTAGGTTGATGACCATGAATGATACAAATCATGTAGCAACAGTAGCTGTTGTAGAACGTGAAGAGGAAACGGATGAGTTGCTGGATGAGGAAGGTAACCCAATCATCACAGAAGGTGAAGAAGGTATAGCACCTGCTGAAGAAACAACAGCTCCTGAAACAGATACAAACGAAGAGAATAACGAATAA
- a CDS encoding HD-GYP domain-containing protein: MKIKTSQAKAGQMLVQDVFSMTNQPIVNKNTRLNTEHLRVLTRFQIDEIDVLNESTSVMNTTQRIKDPLSNRSEVTISEEQIHTQKPEKEELTFPALYMQTVKRYKQLFTNWQSGSTVDMFEVRQSVLPVLEKGSSVPKEILLLHHYATSADYMYHHSISVGILSTFLAKKLNFSSGDCIQIGLAGVLSDCGMAKVQPTLLKKSGSLTTAEFDEVKKHTIQGYNMLKKIPSIKEGVLLGVLQHHERTDGSGYPLKVKGNKLHPFSKVLAVADVYLAMTAERPYRSKQSPFKVLEMMMKDQFGKFDHQVMQAMLAGLSTLSVGSRVRLTNYDIGEIVFIEESQPTRPMIKLEESGDIIALKNRNDLFIEELLS; this comes from the coding sequence ATGAAGATAAAAACGAGTCAAGCTAAGGCCGGGCAGATGCTGGTTCAGGATGTTTTCTCGATGACTAATCAGCCAATCGTCAATAAAAACACGAGATTGAATACCGAGCATCTGCGCGTTCTTACTCGTTTTCAAATCGATGAGATAGATGTGTTAAATGAATCAACGTCTGTTATGAATACAACTCAACGAATAAAAGATCCACTTAGTAATAGAAGTGAAGTGACAATTTCAGAAGAACAAATACATACCCAAAAGCCTGAAAAAGAAGAGCTTACTTTTCCAGCACTATATATGCAAACGGTAAAACGCTATAAACAATTGTTTACAAACTGGCAATCTGGCAGCACTGTCGATATGTTCGAAGTACGACAAAGTGTTTTACCTGTATTAGAGAAGGGCTCTAGTGTACCAAAAGAGATCTTATTGCTGCATCACTACGCTACAAGTGCTGATTATATGTATCACCATTCGATCTCTGTAGGCATCCTTAGCACGTTCCTGGCTAAAAAGTTAAACTTCTCTAGCGGAGATTGCATACAGATCGGTCTAGCCGGTGTGCTGTCCGATTGTGGCATGGCAAAAGTCCAGCCCACTTTATTAAAAAAGAGCGGGTCATTAACAACAGCTGAGTTTGATGAAGTAAAGAAACATACGATTCAAGGCTACAACATGCTGAAAAAAATTCCCTCTATTAAAGAAGGTGTACTTCTCGGTGTTCTTCAACATCACGAACGAACAGATGGATCAGGCTATCCCCTAAAAGTAAAAGGAAACAAGCTTCATCCATTCAGTAAAGTTCTAGCGGTTGCAGATGTTTACTTAGCCATGACGGCTGAGCGCCCTTACCGAAGCAAGCAATCTCCATTCAAGGTGCTTGAGATGATGATGAAGGATCAGTTTGGGAAATTTGATCATCAAGTAATGCAAGCCATGTTAGCCGGACTTTCCACTCTATCAGTAGGCAGCCGTGTTAGACTTACAAACTATGATATCGGTGAGATTGTATTTATAGAAGAAAGCCAACCGACCCGACCGATGATCAAATTAGAGGAAAGCGGCGATATCATCGCACTTAAAAATCGCAACGATCTATTTATAGAAGAGCTTCTATCCTAG